The following coding sequences lie in one Mucilaginibacter sp. KACC 22773 genomic window:
- the tnpA gene encoding IS200/IS605 family transposase: MKKKWSAELFGVIGNLINENNCKTIIVNGVEDHVHCFIGLKPTVSVSDLMQTVKAKSSKYINDHSLTPKRFEWQDGYGVFSYSQSQVDKVYKYIQNQEDHHKKQTFREEYLDFLKKFKVAYDDRYVFQDLM, translated from the coding sequence TTGAAAAAAAAATGGAGCGCCGAACTGTTTGGTGTAATAGGCAATCTAATCAATGAAAACAATTGCAAAACTATTATTGTAAATGGTGTGGAAGATCATGTACATTGTTTTATCGGCTTGAAACCTACTGTTTCAGTTTCGGATTTAATGCAAACAGTAAAAGCAAAATCATCAAAATATATTAATGATCATTCGTTAACCCCTAAGCGTTTTGAATGGCAGGACGGTTATGGTGTATTTTCCTATAGCCAATCGCAGGTTGATAAGGTTTATAAATATATCCAAAACCAGGAAGATCATCATAAAAAACAAACATTTAGAGAAGAATATCTTGACTTTTTAAAAAAGTTTAAAGTAGCTTACGATGATCGGTATGTTTTTCAGGATTTGATGTAA
- a CDS encoding response regulator, translating to MAKNILIIEDDDDILAVLTTVLNFNNFSVSGINRTDDIIGSIKNFSPDLVLTDYMLPGLNGGQICILIKKNKETAHIPVVLISAYHEMAISLANFGYDAFIPKPFDINKLVKTINKFLN from the coding sequence ATGGCTAAAAATATTTTGATCATCGAAGATGATGACGACATTCTTGCCGTGCTCACAACCGTTTTAAATTTCAATAATTTTTCGGTCAGCGGCATCAATCGTACCGATGATATTATCGGATCGATAAAAAACTTCTCGCCCGACCTGGTTTTAACCGATTATATGTTGCCTGGGTTAAACGGCGGCCAAATTTGCATCCTGATCAAAAAAAATAAAGAAACCGCCCATATCCCCGTGGTATTAATATCCGCATATCATGAAATGGCCATATCACTGGCAAACTTTGGTTACGACGCTTTTATACCGAAACCCTTTGATATTAACAAACTGGTAAAAACCATCAATAAGTTTTTGAATTGA
- a CDS encoding response regulator: MGIIDSGVSILVIDDEELDCVIVKALMKKVLMDPHIDSFQNGKSAIDELSKINENNPGQLPDFIFLDLAMPVMDGWQFLAEFDRLKIDSLKKSKIYILTSSVSVDDVTRSKENPLVIDFINKPLNFEKIKNIFADS, encoded by the coding sequence ATGGGAATTATTGATTCGGGTGTGAGCATTCTTGTCATAGATGACGAAGAGTTGGATTGCGTTATCGTAAAAGCATTGATGAAAAAGGTGCTGATGGATCCTCATATTGACTCTTTCCAAAATGGCAAAAGTGCAATAGACGAGCTCAGCAAAATTAATGAAAACAACCCCGGGCAGCTTCCGGATTTTATTTTTCTGGATCTGGCTATGCCGGTAATGGACGGGTGGCAATTTTTGGCCGAATTTGACAGGTTAAAAATTGACTCGTTAAAGAAAAGCAAAATCTATATACTTACCTCGTCTGTAAGCGTCGACGATGTAACCAGGTCGAAAGAGAATCCTCTTGTAATCGACTTTATAAATAAGCCGTTAAATTTTGAAAAAATAAAAAACATTTTTGCCGATTCGTGA
- a CDS encoding M1 family metallopeptidase encodes MRYLKLINILCAVGLFASANPASAQTDSVKYNHQESFGPITWPVTGQGTRSNAGKPSPTYWQNRADYQIKAALNEGKDTTITGEVTITYTNNSPDQLDYLWLQLDQNLFKPDSRGAAVTPYTGDRFDVRGFSRGGYHIGSVEVTYKGETYKVTPVVTDARMQLRLNAPMEGKGEKISVKINYDFAIPFYGADRMGRKKFKQGYVYEIAQWYPRMCVYDDVEGWNTLPYMGLGEFYCEYGDFDYYITAPANMVVVGSGDLQNPEEVLSPAQLSRMAEAKSSDKTVMLIKQNEVGKAATRPFKGSLTWHYKMLNSRDVAFGASNAFIWDAARVNFPSGRKGIAMSAYPVESAGVDSWGRSTEYLKNSMEIYSKAYFEYPWNSAVNVSGVALGMEYPGAIFCLGGLKKGQLWGDVTHEIGHNWFPMIVGSNERKYMWMDEGFNTFINEYASQQFNKGEYNDTSKQAQHILGMYRNSKDPLMTAPEAIGLNDYGQYYVKTALGMDILRNVVLGPERFDYAFHEYIKNWAFKHPLPYDLFRAMNDASGEDLNWFWKGWFTTTWKIDQAITGVKYIDDNAANGSLITITNNEKMAMPVDLKINQANGKVETLHLPVNVWQRGGVWTLKYPSTSKIKSMVIDPEHELPDVDLKNNVYYGE; translated from the coding sequence ATGCGCTATTTAAAACTGATCAACATTTTATGTGCTGTTGGCTTATTTGCATCGGCAAACCCGGCATCGGCACAAACCGACTCTGTTAAGTATAATCACCAGGAATCATTTGGCCCCATTACCTGGCCGGTAACCGGGCAAGGCACCCGCTCAAATGCCGGCAAACCATCGCCAACTTATTGGCAAAACCGCGCCGACTACCAGATTAAAGCCGCCCTGAACGAAGGTAAAGATACCACCATTACCGGCGAAGTTACCATCACCTATACCAACAACAGCCCCGACCAATTAGACTACCTGTGGCTGCAACTTGACCAGAATTTATTTAAACCCGACTCGCGCGGCGCAGCGGTAACCCCCTACACCGGCGACCGCTTTGATGTGCGTGGCTTTAGTCGTGGCGGTTACCACATAGGCTCGGTTGAGGTCACCTACAAAGGCGAAACTTATAAAGTTACCCCGGTTGTAACCGATGCCCGTATGCAACTGCGCCTGAATGCCCCAATGGAAGGTAAAGGCGAAAAAATAAGCGTAAAAATCAATTACGATTTTGCTATCCCTTTTTATGGTGCCGACCGCATGGGCCGCAAAAAGTTTAAACAAGGTTATGTTTACGAAATTGCCCAATGGTACCCCCGCATGTGCGTTTATGATGATGTTGAAGGCTGGAACACCCTGCCCTACATGGGCCTTGGCGAATTTTATTGCGAATACGGCGATTTTGACTATTACATAACCGCCCCCGCCAATATGGTGGTTGTAGGCAGTGGCGATTTGCAAAACCCCGAAGAAGTATTATCGCCTGCACAGTTGAGCCGCATGGCCGAAGCCAAAAGCAGCGATAAAACAGTAATGCTGATTAAGCAGAATGAAGTTGGCAAAGCGGCAACCCGTCCGTTTAAGGGAAGCCTTACCTGGCACTACAAAATGCTTAACAGCCGCGATGTGGCCTTTGGCGCATCAAATGCTTTTATATGGGATGCTGCAAGGGTTAATTTCCCATCGGGCCGTAAGGGTATTGCTATGTCGGCCTACCCTGTTGAGAGTGCCGGCGTTGATAGCTGGGGCCGGTCGACCGAGTACCTGAAAAACAGCATGGAGATTTACTCAAAAGCTTATTTTGAATACCCATGGAACTCGGCTGTGAACGTATCTGGCGTTGCCCTTGGCATGGAATACCCCGGTGCTATATTTTGCCTTGGCGGCCTTAAAAAAGGCCAGCTGTGGGGAGATGTTACCCATGAAATTGGCCACAACTGGTTCCCGATGATAGTGGGCTCAAACGAGCGTAAATACATGTGGATGGATGAGGGCTTCAACACTTTTATTAATGAATATGCCTCGCAACAATTTAACAAAGGCGAGTATAACGATACCAGCAAACAGGCGCAACACATTTTAGGTATGTACCGCAACAGTAAAGATCCGCTGATGACCGCGCCCGAAGCCATAGGCCTGAATGATTACGGCCAGTACTATGTTAAAACCGCTTTAGGTATGGATATTTTGCGCAACGTGGTTTTAGGTCCCGAGCGTTTTGATTATGCATTTCACGAATACATTAAAAACTGGGCGTTTAAGCACCCGTTGCCTTATGACCTTTTCCGCGCGATGAACGATGCCAGCGGCGAAGACCTAAACTGGTTTTGGAAAGGCTGGTTTACTACTACCTGGAAAATTGACCAGGCCATTACCGGCGTTAAATATATTGACGATAACGCTGCAAATGGGTCGCTGATCACCATTACCAACAACGAAAAAATGGCCATGCCTGTCGACCTGAAAATTAACCAGGCCAACGGTAAGGTTGAAACCCTGCACCTGCCGGTAAACGTTTGGCAGCGCGGCGGAGTATGGACGCTTAAATATCCATCAACATCAAAAATTAAATCAATGGTGATTGACCCGGAACACGAATTACCCGATGTTGATTTGAAAAACAACGTGTATTACGGGGAGTGA
- a CDS encoding thioredoxin domain-containing protein, with protein MNKLANSTSPYLLQHANNPVNWYPWGKEALDKAKAENKLILVSIGYSACHWCHVMEHESFEDAAVAAVMNEYFVCIKVDREERPDVDQIYMSAVQLMSGRGGWPLNCICLPDQRPIYGGTYFRKNDWTSLLFNLADFYKQKPEEAEEYAVRLTDGIQKYESIQFIADQPDYTKDDLKVIGDNWKRYFDRQEGGTGNAPKFPMPNNWQLLMRYAHLTNDDEIAKQVKLTLHKMAFGGIYDHVGGGFARYSVDGRWHVPHFEKMLYDNAQLITLYSEAYTWQPDELYKTVVDEIIHFTAAELASPDMGFYSALDADSEGVEGKFYIFTKTEIETILGDDADLFCIYYHITQDGNWEEEHSNVLFRKETDGQLAEKLGLGLDDLLLQVKASRKKVFEARRHRIRPGLDNKILASWNGLMLKGLCEAYRSFAEPKYLEMALKNADFIMNNLIGQNGRLSRVYGSPVIEGIPVAFLDDYANIIDGLIAMYEVTFNEYWVQQAKALADTAMAHYYDEANGVFFYTADDDEQLIARKSEIMDGVTPASNSAMARNLKKLGLLFDNENYAAVSAQLLRNIMPQLAKYGTAYSNWTMLLLDEVYGIYEVAVTGSEAETVRKELENNYIPNKIILGGTKGSLPLLQDKFGKSTQIFVCIDKTCGLPANNTADALKQMQA; from the coding sequence ATGAATAAACTTGCAAATTCCACCTCTCCATATCTATTACAGCATGCCAACAATCCTGTAAACTGGTACCCCTGGGGTAAAGAAGCCCTGGATAAGGCCAAAGCCGAGAATAAATTGATATTGGTAAGCATTGGCTACTCGGCCTGCCACTGGTGCCACGTAATGGAGCACGAAAGCTTTGAGGACGCAGCCGTGGCCGCCGTAATGAACGAGTATTTTGTTTGTATTAAGGTTGATAGGGAAGAGCGGCCGGATGTAGACCAGATTTACATGAGCGCCGTGCAACTCATGAGCGGCCGCGGCGGCTGGCCGTTAAACTGTATTTGCCTGCCCGATCAGCGGCCAATTTATGGCGGTACCTACTTCCGTAAAAACGACTGGACATCGCTGCTGTTTAACCTGGCCGATTTTTATAAACAAAAACCGGAGGAAGCGGAGGAATACGCCGTTCGCCTGACAGACGGCATCCAAAAATATGAATCGATCCAGTTTATAGCCGATCAGCCGGACTACACAAAGGACGACCTGAAAGTTATCGGCGATAACTGGAAGCGCTATTTCGACAGGCAGGAGGGAGGTACAGGCAATGCGCCCAAATTCCCGATGCCCAATAACTGGCAATTGCTGATGCGATATGCGCATTTGACCAACGACGACGAAATTGCCAAACAGGTAAAATTAACCTTGCATAAAATGGCTTTCGGCGGTATCTACGATCATGTAGGCGGCGGCTTTGCCCGCTACTCGGTTGATGGCCGCTGGCATGTGCCGCATTTTGAAAAAATGCTTTATGATAACGCCCAGCTCATCACCCTGTACTCCGAAGCCTACACATGGCAGCCCGATGAATTGTATAAAACAGTGGTTGATGAAATTATTCATTTCACAGCGGCTGAATTGGCATCGCCGGATATGGGCTTTTATTCGGCCCTTGATGCCGATAGCGAGGGGGTAGAGGGTAAGTTCTATATTTTTACTAAAACCGAAATTGAAACCATTTTAGGCGACGATGCCGACCTGTTTTGCATTTACTACCATATTACCCAAGACGGCAACTGGGAAGAAGAACACTCCAACGTGCTCTTTAGAAAAGAAACGGACGGGCAACTGGCCGAAAAGCTGGGCTTAGGGCTGGATGATTTGTTATTACAAGTAAAAGCATCCCGCAAAAAGGTGTTTGAAGCCCGCCGCCACCGTATCAGGCCAGGTTTGGATAACAAGATACTGGCATCATGGAATGGTTTGATGCTGAAAGGCCTGTGCGAAGCTTACCGGTCTTTCGCTGAACCGAAATACCTGGAAATGGCTTTGAAGAACGCCGATTTTATCATGAATAATCTTATAGGTCAAAATGGCAGGCTATCGCGGGTTTACGGCAGTCCGGTGATTGAAGGTATCCCTGTAGCGTTTTTGGACGATTATGCCAACATCATTGATGGCCTTATAGCCATGTACGAAGTTACCTTTAATGAATACTGGGTGCAGCAGGCAAAAGCCCTTGCCGATACTGCAATGGCTCATTATTACGATGAAGCCAATGGTGTTTTCTTTTATACCGCCGATGATGATGAGCAATTGATAGCCCGCAAATCTGAAATTATGGATGGGGTTACGCCGGCCAGTAACTCGGCAATGGCGCGCAACCTTAAAAAATTGGGCCTGCTTTTTGATAATGAAAATTATGCAGCGGTTTCGGCACAGCTGTTACGCAACATTATGCCACAGTTGGCAAAGTATGGTACGGCTTATTCAAACTGGACTATGTTATTGCTTGATGAAGTTTATGGTATTTATGAAGTTGCCGTAACCGGCTCCGAAGCCGAAACTGTAAGAAAGGAACTTGAAAATAATTACATACCCAATAAAATTATATTGGGAGGTACAAAAGGAAGTTTACCTTTGTTACAGGATAAGTTTGGTAAATCAACACAAATTTTTGTTTGTATAGATAAAACCTGCGGATTACCTGCTAATAACACGGCCGATGCACTAAAACAAATGCAGGCCTGA
- a CDS encoding FKBP-type peptidyl-prolyl cis-trans isomerase: MKIEPQHVVSLTYDLYVDQDGTETLTESATQEQPLTFLFGAGQMLPKFEENLSSLSTGDTYEFRLTAGDAYGEYDEEAVANLPKEMFQGAELPEVGTILPLQDNNGNRFQAQVVSIAEDAVIVDLNHPMAGQELHFKGSILNVRPATPEELSHGHAHGPDGHHAH; encoded by the coding sequence ATGAAGATTGAACCACAGCACGTAGTGTCATTAACTTACGATTTGTATGTTGACCAGGATGGTACCGAAACTTTAACAGAAAGTGCCACACAAGAACAACCTTTAACTTTTTTGTTTGGTGCCGGCCAGATGCTGCCCAAATTTGAAGAAAACTTAAGCAGCCTTTCAACAGGTGATACTTATGAATTCCGTTTAACTGCAGGCGATGCTTATGGCGAATATGATGAGGAAGCCGTAGCCAACCTGCCTAAAGAAATGTTCCAGGGTGCAGAATTACCTGAAGTAGGTACTATTTTGCCTTTGCAGGATAATAATGGCAACCGTTTTCAGGCCCAGGTAGTATCAATAGCCGAAGATGCGGTAATTGTCGATCTTAACCACCCTATGGCCGGCCAGGAACTGCACTTTAAAGGCAGCATCCTGAACGTACGCCCGGCTACGCCAGAAGAATTATCGCACGGCCACGCGCATGGTCCGGATGGTCATCACGCTCACTAA
- a CDS encoding S9 family peptidase, translating to MKYLSLLAVAVMFSACKSTNKPADVKSYTIEQLYNNKSIAGAGFNADETKVLIEDNSTGIFNIYAINLADTSSKQLTHSTKDSYFSIGYVPGTNDFLYSADQGGNENSHIYLQKADGSPVKDLTPWANTTNSTNGWSTDKKYLYVVSNKRDPKFFDVYKLDAKNWKDELLYQNNDGYSPGPVSKSERYITLTKSITTDKNELYLYDRTTKATKKLSNDKDATWYPAAFTKGDSSLYYITNDGSEFSYLVKYNLVTGATAKVYSTNWDVVGMELSDLEKYYTVYVNADGKTKVLLFDNSTGKQMDFPEIKDGEAKSAVFSPSEKNIMLTVGSSTSPNNLYVYNFDRKELKPITRTLNPAVSSDDLVSAEVVHFKSFDGLEIPAIYYKPKNAGKDKPVPAILWIHGGPGGQTTTSFSNQIQFLVNHGYAVLAVNNRGSSGYGKTFYKLDNKDHSNGDLKDCIWGKKWLQQQAYIDTAKIGILGGSYGGCMVLGALAFHPNEFKVGVDLFGVANWMRTLKSIPPYWEAQRKALYEELGDPYTADSVHLKKISPLFHYQTINKPLIVFQGMNDVRVLPIESKEIVDGVKKNGVPVEYITYPNEGHGFTKKEDQITTANKTLAFLDKYLAGKK from the coding sequence ATGAAATACCTATCCTTACTGGCCGTGGCTGTAATGTTCAGCGCTTGCAAAAGCACAAACAAGCCTGCCGATGTAAAATCATACACCATTGAGCAGTTGTATAACAATAAATCAATAGCAGGGGCGGGCTTTAATGCCGATGAAACCAAAGTGCTGATAGAGGACAACAGCACGGGGATATTTAACATCTACGCCATTAATTTGGCCGATACCTCATCAAAACAGCTCACCCATTCAACTAAAGATTCCTATTTTTCTATAGGCTACGTGCCGGGCACCAACGATTTTTTATACAGCGCCGACCAGGGTGGTAACGAAAATAGTCACATTTACCTGCAAAAAGCAGATGGCTCGCCGGTGAAGGATCTTACACCTTGGGCAAACACTACCAATAGTACAAACGGCTGGAGTACCGATAAAAAGTACCTTTACGTTGTAAGTAACAAGCGCGACCCTAAGTTTTTTGACGTTTATAAACTTGATGCGAAAAACTGGAAAGATGAGTTGTTATATCAAAACAACGACGGCTATTCGCCCGGCCCTGTTTCAAAATCCGAACGGTACATCACATTAACCAAATCTATCACGACTGATAAAAATGAGTTGTACCTTTATGACAGAACGACAAAAGCCACCAAAAAGCTAAGCAACGATAAAGACGCAACCTGGTACCCGGCGGCTTTTACCAAAGGCGATTCGAGCCTGTACTACATTACCAACGACGGAAGCGAATTTAGTTATTTGGTAAAATATAACCTGGTAACCGGGGCAACCGCCAAAGTTTACAGCACCAACTGGGATGTTGTTGGCATGGAGCTAAGCGACCTGGAAAAATATTACACCGTGTATGTAAATGCCGATGGTAAAACCAAGGTTTTGCTGTTTGATAATAGTACCGGTAAACAAATGGATTTTCCGGAAATTAAAGATGGCGAGGCTAAGTCGGCAGTGTTTTCGCCAAGCGAGAAAAACATAATGCTTACGGTAGGTAGCAGCACAAGCCCGAATAACCTGTACGTTTACAATTTTGATAGGAAGGAATTAAAACCGATAACCCGCACACTAAACCCGGCGGTAAGCAGTGATGATTTGGTAAGTGCAGAAGTTGTCCATTTTAAATCTTTTGACGGGTTGGAAATTCCGGCGATTTATTACAAACCCAAAAATGCCGGCAAAGATAAACCGGTGCCGGCTATACTTTGGATACACGGAGGGCCGGGCGGCCAAACCACAACCAGCTTTAGTAATCAAATACAGTTTTTGGTAAACCATGGCTACGCGGTGTTGGCGGTTAATAACCGGGGCAGCAGCGGTTATGGTAAAACTTTTTACAAGCTGGATAACAAAGACCACAGCAACGGCGATTTAAAGGACTGCATCTGGGGTAAAAAATGGTTGCAGCAACAAGCCTACATCGATACCGCCAAAATAGGCATACTGGGTGGTAGTTACGGCGGCTGCATGGTGCTGGGTGCCCTTGCCTTTCACCCTAACGAATTTAAAGTGGGTGTAGACCTCTTTGGCGTGGCCAACTGGATGCGGACACTCAAAAGTATCCCTCCGTACTGGGAGGCCCAGCGTAAAGCCCTTTACGAGGAATTGGGCGATCCCTACACGGCTGATAGTGTACACCTGAAAAAGATTTCGCCTTTGTTCCATTACCAAACCATCAACAAGCCGCTAATTGTTTTCCAGGGCATGAATGATGTGCGGGTGCTGCCCATTGAAAGTAAGGAAATTGTGGATGGGGTTAAAAAGAACGGTGTACCGGTGGAATACATCACCTATCCCAACGAAGGCCATGGCTTTACCAAAAAAGAAGACCAGATAACAACAGCCAACAAAACCCTCGCGTTTTTAGATAAGTATTTGGCTGGGAAAAAGTAG
- a CDS encoding polysaccharide deacetylase family protein produces MIKKTFVWMAVCALGATMSCQGKPTDKSASASATSPTPASAASVDNKAVMARKQVPIVCYHQIRDWKPTDSKGAKDYIVQVAAFKEHIKMLADSGYHTILPDQLYAYLTTGAALPKKPIMLTFDDTDLDQFTIANPTLKKYGFKAVYFVMTVSLGRPHYMTADMVKKLSDEGNVIASHTWDHHRVDKYSHNSEIKIKGKNGKITTKPVDDWVTQIDKPTKKLEEITGKKIEYFAYPFGVWKKPVLPEIQKKGFKIAFQLADKRDPDYPLMTVRRILDSGYWTTKTFSNSVRNSF; encoded by the coding sequence ATGATAAAGAAAACATTTGTATGGATGGCAGTTTGCGCATTGGGCGCAACCATGTCATGCCAGGGAAAACCAACCGACAAGTCGGCCAGTGCATCTGCCACAAGCCCTACGCCTGCTTCGGCCGCCTCTGTAGATAACAAAGCTGTGATGGCCCGTAAACAGGTGCCCATCGTTTGCTACCACCAGATACGCGATTGGAAGCCTACTGATTCCAAAGGAGCCAAAGATTACATTGTTCAGGTTGCCGCATTTAAAGAGCATATAAAAATGCTGGCCGATAGTGGCTACCATACCATCCTGCCCGATCAGTTGTACGCCTACCTTACCACCGGCGCGGCGTTGCCCAAAAAACCAATCATGCTTACTTTTGACGATACCGATCTTGACCAGTTTACCATTGCCAACCCTACGCTTAAAAAGTACGGTTTTAAGGCAGTTTATTTTGTGATGACAGTATCGTTAGGCCGCCCGCATTATATGACCGCAGACATGGTTAAAAAGCTATCAGACGAGGGCAACGTAATTGCCAGCCATACCTGGGATCATCACCGGGTAGATAAGTACTCGCATAACTCTGAAATTAAGATCAAAGGCAAAAACGGAAAAATAACCACGAAGCCAGTTGACGACTGGGTTACCCAGATTGACAAGCCTACCAAAAAACTGGAAGAAATTACCGGTAAAAAAATAGAATATTTTGCCTACCCATTTGGTGTATGGAAAAAACCGGTATTGCCGGAAATTCAAAAGAAAGGTTTTAAAATAGCCTTCCAGCTTGCCGATAAACGCGACCCTGATTATCCGCTGATGACCGTACGCCGTATTTTAGATAGCGGCTACTGGACAACTAAAACTTTCAGCAATAGCGTAAGGAATAGTTTCTAA
- a CDS encoding NAD(P)-dependent oxidoreductase: MKNKIGFIGLGNMGIHMAKNLIEAGYHLQVHNRTLSKADELDQAGITKCQTPAEAAAGVPIVITMLSEDEVLRESVTGPDGILKTLQPNAVHISMSTISPETAVELAKAHEQAGSHYLASPVFGRPEAAAAKKLFICVSGPQQVKDIAKPVLDCLGQAIHDFGEEAGGANVVKIAGNFMIMASMEMMAEAYTLAEKNGLDRTQVANFFGSTLFNAPIYQNYGRLIANKQYEPVGFKAKLGYKDARLAFKLSQASYTPMPLVNAVHSRLLSAVAKGLGDRDWVEGFGRGVSEDAGL, from the coding sequence ATGAAAAACAAAATCGGATTTATCGGCCTTGGCAACATGGGCATCCACATGGCCAAAAACCTTATCGAGGCAGGCTACCATCTGCAAGTCCATAACCGCACCCTCAGCAAAGCCGACGAGCTTGACCAGGCCGGCATCACCAAATGCCAAACACCTGCCGAGGCGGCCGCCGGTGTACCTATCGTGATCACCATGTTATCGGAAGATGAGGTGCTGCGAGAATCGGTTACAGGGCCCGACGGAATTTTAAAAACGCTACAGCCAAATGCTGTGCACATATCCATGAGCACCATCTCGCCCGAAACGGCCGTTGAGCTGGCCAAAGCCCATGAGCAGGCGGGCAGCCATTACCTGGCTTCACCAGTGTTCGGAAGGCCCGAGGCGGCAGCGGCAAAAAAGCTTTTCATTTGCGTTTCCGGGCCGCAGCAGGTAAAAGATATTGCCAAACCAGTACTCGATTGCCTGGGCCAGGCCATACACGATTTTGGCGAAGAAGCTGGCGGCGCCAACGTGGTGAAGATTGCCGGCAACTTCATGATCATGGCATCAATGGAGATGATGGCCGAAGCTTACACTCTTGCCGAGAAGAATGGCCTTGACCGTACGCAGGTGGCTAACTTTTTTGGCTCAACGCTCTTCAACGCCCCCATTTACCAAAACTACGGCAGGCTGATTGCAAACAAGCAATATGAACCCGTAGGATTCAAAGCCAAATTAGGCTATAAAGACGCCCGCCTTGCCTTTAAACTGTCGCAGGCGAGCTACACACCCATGCCACTTGTAAACGCCGTGCACAGCCGCTTATTAAGCGCCGTGGCAAAAGGACTTGGCGACAGGGACTGGGTAGAAGGTTTTGGCCGCGGTGTAAGCGAAGATGCAGGACTTTAG
- a CDS encoding LapA family protein, protein MSIKTITIVIITILLTAALAQNTDNVTFAFLFMSFRVSKLAIMITMTLVGFVLGFMVGRPKKAKYDIEGYHDNIHQKEDKNTLSDEDRDYIN, encoded by the coding sequence ATGAGCATAAAAACCATCACCATAGTTATCATCACTATTTTGCTTACGGCCGCGCTTGCCCAAAATACCGACAATGTAACTTTCGCATTTTTGTTCATGAGTTTCAGGGTATCCAAACTGGCCATCATGATCACCATGACCCTTGTAGGTTTTGTCCTGGGCTTTATGGTTGGCCGCCCCAAAAAAGCAAAATATGATATTGAAGGTTACCACGACAACATCCACCAAAAAGAAGATAAAAATACACTAAGTGACGAAGACAGGGACTACATTAACTAA
- a CDS encoding DMT family transporter: MDKNTPKALNKNLIILHFTVFIWGFTGILGQLITISAVQLVWYRVLIAFVSLFLYFKFSKTDFKVERKTMLKMVFTGALVGGHWILFFASIKLSTVPVTLVCLSSITLFTAIFEPLINKSRISKLEIMAGLLIITGIILIFKFETQYTKGIIAGLASAVCAALFAIINSRFVKKSEAPIIAFYELTGAFFWISMYLFATNGYNQKLLLKPADIGYLVLLGTVCTSLAYVAGVSVMRELSAFRVALITNLEPVYGIIMAFIFFGDMNKMSIGFWAGSVLILSTIFLYPVAQSQIARRKNRG; this comes from the coding sequence TTGGATAAAAATACCCCAAAAGCACTCAATAAGAACCTGATTATACTCCATTTCACAGTTTTTATCTGGGGTTTTACCGGTATTTTAGGTCAATTAATCACCATTTCGGCAGTACAATTGGTGTGGTACCGGGTGCTAATTGCCTTTGTTTCGTTGTTTTTATATTTTAAATTCAGCAAAACCGACTTTAAAGTTGAGCGAAAAACCATGCTAAAAATGGTTTTTACGGGCGCTTTGGTGGGCGGCCATTGGATACTTTTCTTCGCTTCCATCAAGCTTTCTACGGTGCCGGTAACACTGGTTTGCCTCTCCAGCATCACTTTGTTTACTGCCATTTTTGAACCCCTGATTAACAAAAGCAGGATCTCTAAACTGGAAATCATGGCGGGTTTATTAATCATTACCGGCATCATTTTAATTTTCAAATTCGAAACTCAATACACTAAGGGAATCATAGCCGGGCTGGCAAGCGCAGTTTGCGCGGCGCTTTTTGCCATTATCAACTCGCGTTTTGTTAAAAAAAGTGAGGCTCCTATCATTGCCTTTTATGAGCTCACAGGAGCATTTTTTTGGATCTCAATGTACCTTTTTGCAACCAACGGATATAACCAAAAACTACTTTTAAAACCGGCAGATATTGGCTACCTGGTACTGCTTGGCACGGTGTGCACCTCGCTTGCTTATGTTGCCGGGGTATCCGTCATGCGCGAACTTTCGGCCTTCCGGGTAGCGCTCATCACCAACCTGGAGCCGGTATATGGCATCATCATGGCTTTTATTTTCTTCGGCGATATGAATAAAATGTCCATCGGTTTTTGGGCGGGTTCGGTACTTATCCTGTCCACCATCTTCTTGTACCCGGTTGCACAGTCGCAAATTGCAAGGCGCAAAAATCGCGGCTAA